A region of the Chryseobacterium gotjawalense genome:
ACTACGAGAGCGATAATGATGAAGACGAATAGTTTGTTTTGACCTTTCATGTGATTTTTTTCTTGTAAGATTTACAAATATATGGTATTTTGTTAAAAAATGGTTAAAATTTAAACTCTGCACAAGCAATTGAAATGGAAATCCTTTCTTTTAGAAGGGGAAATGCAATAAAAAGATTGAAATTAAGACCGCAGTTTTGTCATGAGATTTTTTCACTGGAGTGGCATCAGGCCAATCTTTTGATGGGAGGACCATAAATAAAAACCCCTGAATAATCAGAGGTTCCGTATTTTTACAGTGTTAAAAACTACGCCTGCAAATATCTTGCATAAGCATATCCTTCTTCACCATCAGAATTTCTTACTTTCCACCAATCATCTGAACTTTGTTCTATCAAAGTTACAGTGGAGCCTTTTTCAGCTTTACCAACCACGGCGGCATCTGTAGAAGGTTGTTGTCTCATATTAAGGCTTGTAGACTCCGTAGCTACCGTCAGAGAAGCGCCAGCTGCCAAGCCCGCAACCTGCACATCTACATTGATGTCAGAAGCGGAATACGTAGAATCGATAGCTCCGAGAGCGTTCCATACTGCATCTTTCGCTGCCGTAGTAGTGGTATTACCTGAAATATAAAGAATTCCTTCTTTTTCAGTAACTTGTAAATTGGACACTCCGGCTGAATTTGCCGCAGAAATTACACTTGCGTATTTATCTTGTAAAGCACTCATATTCTATTATTTTACAGTATAATTATAGTTAACTTTCCCAACTTTTAAAGCATCTACAGACATTTTGATTTTTTTTGCCTGCTCCGAAGAAACGTTGCCGGTTAAAGTTAATTCACCGTTTACAACCTCCACTTTCACAGAAGGGAAATCTTTCACAGCATCAGCAACTTTTTGCTGAACTACGGGATCGATAACTGAAACGGTCTCTACCACGACAGGAGCTTGTATTGTTGACATATCATGAACATCTTTAATCCCTGGGATTGCTTTTAAAGAAGCAATCATTTCGTCTCTCGCAGCTTGATCCGTGAATGTTCCGCTCAGATGAGCCTGGCCATCTTTAACTTCAACTGAAGCATTCTGATTAGAAGTTACTATTGTTGTTGCCTGGGTTTGCAGTTCTGCATCTGAAACTTTCTTTTTACAGGCGATTGACCCGAAAGATACTGCGACTGCCAAGGCAGCCATTGCGATTGTTTTTTTCATAATTGATTTTGTTTAATGTTAAAAATTCTATTCAAATGTAATAATAAATAGCATGCCGCTTTCATAATAAAATATAATTTTTTATAAAATTTCGATAATATTAATTGAATTCATTGCCAAAATCGGCAAGCATTCACCTCAAATATAGCGATTAAAAATTAAATTAATTTTTCGCTTTTGTCAAT
Encoded here:
- a CDS encoding BON domain-containing protein — translated: MKKTIAMAALAVAVSFGSIACKKKVSDAELQTQATTIVTSNQNASVEVKDGQAHLSGTFTDQAARDEMIASLKAIPGIKDVHDMSTIQAPVVVETVSVIDPVVQQKVADAVKDFPSVKVEVVNGELTLTGNVSSEQAKKIKMSVDALKVGKVNYNYTVK
- a CDS encoding SH3 domain-containing protein; the encoded protein is MSALQDKYASVISAANSAGVSNLQVTEKEGILYISGNTTTTAAKDAVWNALGAIDSTYSASDINVDVQVAGLAAGASLTVATESTSLNMRQQPSTDAAVVGKAEKGSTVTLIEQSSDDWWKVRNSDGEEGYAYARYLQA